A single Brienomyrus brachyistius isolate T26 chromosome 11, BBRACH_0.4, whole genome shotgun sequence DNA region contains:
- the nudt19 gene encoding nucleoside diphosphate-linked moiety X motif 19, with amino-acid sequence MNTALKHWKEAATVILAAGVRRRIPAGDEVLMRAVSPPPLPVGSPPLWPHKSAFDYEVLLLKRSSKSGFMPNAYVFPGGLVDPSDFSADWQGVFQAFRRYPNFGLGVIRQPPETRPPMFATDRSKLGSPIPGEVAFRICAVRETFEEAGVLLAVPMKEEAESAVRTGEQVPPTLTETGQLWDTQELARWRLLVMENPDNFIRMCETLRCMPNIWALHEWGNWLTPGGVYAQQRRYDTAFFICCLPGAPETIQDEKEIVHFKWSTPSEVLHSYQARELWIAPPQFYDLSRMCRFPRLQELHSFAAARGLEGCERWLPVRLVSKDCLVSLLPGDLLYPDDPDSSEQTDIILRKEQRLEELQAEDDALHRIVFRDSHISTVLITIAPKYKHLAPLPGPTFGTTPKPTDPTLTTRSSRL; translated from the exons atgaacaccgctttgaAACACTGGAAGGAGGCGGCTACCGTCATCTTAGCGGCTGGAGTGAGACGCAGAATTCCAGCGGGAGATGAAGTCTTGATGCGCGCCGTCTCCCCGCCGCCTTTACCGGTTGGCAGCCCGCCCTTGTGGCCCCACAAGTCGGCCTTTGACTACGAGGTCTTGTTGCTGAAGCGCAGCAGCAAAAGCGGCTTCATGCCCAATGCGTACGTCTTTCCCGGCGGCTTGGTTGATCCGTCGGATTTCTCCGCCGACTGGCAGGGAGTCTTCCAGGCGTTTCGCCGCTATCCGAACTTCGGCCTGGGAGTCATCAGGCAGCCGCCCGAGACGAGACCTCCAATGTTCGCCACCGACAGGTCCAAGCTGGGCTCCCCCATTCCCGGGGAGGTGGCTTTCAGGATATGCGCTGTTAGGGAGACCTTCGAGGAAGCCGGCGTACTCCTGGCTGTGCCTATGAAGGAAGAGGCGGAGTCCGCCGTTCGGACCGGCGAGCAGGTCCCTCCGACGTTGACGGAGACCGGTCAGTTGTGGGACACGCAGGAACTGGCCCGGTGGAGGCTGCTGGTGATGGAGAATCCTGACAATTTCATCCGGATGTGCGAGACCCTGCGGTGCATGCCCAACATCTGGGCCCTACACGAGTGGGGCAACTGGCTGACCCCCGGCGGCGTCTACGCGCAGCAGAGGAGGTACGACACCGCATTTTTCATCTGCTGCCTGCCAGGAGCCCCTGAAACGATCCAGGACGAAAAGGAAATTGTGCATTTTAAG TGGTCGACGCCCTCGGAGGTGCTACACAGCTACCAGGCCCGGGAGCTGTGGATAGCGCCCCCACAGTTCTACGACCTAAGCCGCATGTGCCGCTTCCCACGGCTGCAGGAGCTGCACAGCTTTGCTGCAGCACGGGGACTGGAGGGCTGCGAGCGCTGGCTGCCCGTACGCCTAGTGTCCAAAGACTGCCTCGTTTCCCTGCTGCCAG GTGATTTGCTGTACCCAGATGACCCAGACAGCTCAGAGCAGACTGACATCATCCTGCGCAAAGAGCAGAGGTTGGAGGAGCTGCAGGCCGAGGACGACGCGCTGCATCGCATCGTCTTCCGCGACTCCCACATCTCTACCGTGCTCATCACCATCGCACCCAAGTACAAGCATCTGGCGCCCCTTCCCGGACCTACCTTTGGTACCACCCCAAAACCCACTGACCCCACCCTCACGACACGCTCCTCCCGGCTGTGA